The following coding sequences are from one Selenomonas sputigena ATCC 35185 window:
- a CDS encoding helix-turn-helix domain-containing protein, giving the protein MKQADNNKKNKHLTAQDRQEIMNGLDRGLSFKAIALLVQKDPTTISYEVKRHRKEHRNAFVQTDELCPLLEKAPFVCNACPKRRSANCRFLRLLYVAPQAHAEYEALLHDAREGIPLNRASFYKQDRIISSCIEKGQHIYHIVASHPELNVSLSTVYRHFSKGYYSASKIHLPRAVKFKPRKKKRADVVPSAIKKERTYADFLAHMEREGLSAHTQLDTVIGVSGGKVILTVHFTAFNFMFGLLLENKTAVQAALKFQEVKRTLTAGGFAFPALMPVMLTDNGGEFSDVFAFENNLEGEKEACLFFCDPMQSYQKAQIEKNHTLFRDIVPKGSSFDHFTQDTVNLIFSHINGVRRNIYSGKSPYEMFTFAFSEELAALLGISYVAPEDVVQSPRLLKG; this is encoded by the coding sequence ATGAAGCAAGCAGACAACAACAAGAAGAACAAGCACCTTACTGCACAAGACCGCCAGGAAATCATGAACGGGCTCGACAGGGGATTGTCCTTCAAGGCGATCGCCCTGCTCGTTCAGAAAGATCCTACCACCATATCTTACGAAGTGAAGCGACATCGCAAAGAGCACCGCAATGCGTTCGTGCAAACAGACGAACTCTGCCCCTTGCTCGAAAAGGCACCCTTCGTCTGCAACGCCTGCCCCAAGCGCCGTTCTGCTAACTGCCGCTTCCTCCGCCTTCTCTATGTCGCTCCGCAGGCACATGCCGAATACGAAGCGCTCCTGCACGATGCACGCGAAGGCATTCCGTTGAACCGTGCGTCTTTTTACAAGCAGGATCGCATCATTTCCTCTTGCATTGAGAAGGGGCAGCACATTTATCATATCGTCGCTTCTCACCCAGAGCTCAATGTGTCTCTCAGCACAGTTTATCGGCATTTTTCCAAGGGATATTATTCGGCTTCCAAGATTCACCTTCCACGCGCCGTAAAGTTCAAGCCTCGCAAAAAGAAGCGGGCGGATGTCGTTCCTTCTGCCATAAAGAAGGAACGCACCTATGCGGATTTCCTCGCTCATATGGAACGGGAAGGGCTTAGCGCACATACGCAGCTTGATACCGTTATCGGAGTTTCAGGCGGCAAAGTCATCCTCACCGTCCACTTCACTGCGTTCAATTTCATGTTCGGGCTTCTGCTCGAAAACAAGACGGCTGTGCAGGCTGCCTTGAAGTTCCAAGAGGTCAAACGAACTTTGACTGCAGGCGGTTTTGCTTTTCCTGCCCTTATGCCCGTGATGCTTACGGACAACGGTGGAGAGTTCTCCGATGTTTTCGCCTTTGAGAACAATCTTGAGGGGGAAAAGGAGGCCTGCCTTTTTTTCTGCGATCCCATGCAGTCTTACCAGAAGGCGCAAATTGAGAAGAATCACACGCTTTTTCGCGATATTGTGCCGAAGGGGTCTTCTTTCGACCATTTCACACAGGATACCGTCAATTTGATTTTTTCGCACATCAATGGCGTCCGTCGCAACATTTACAGCGGCAAGTCTCCCTATGAGATGTTTACGTTCGCTTTTTCCGAGGAACTGGCTGCTCTTTTGGGCATCTCGTATGTTGCGCCGGAAGATGTCGTGCAGTCTCCTAGACTTCTAAAGGGCTGA